From a single Candidatus Hydrogenedentota bacterium genomic region:
- a CDS encoding PilT/PilU family type 4a pilus ATPase — protein MTMHQIMYKAVSRRASDIHIKVHNPPIFRVDGALIRMDEEPPLVDEDIRGLLRQVVDDRDVAKFEKLLELDTSYMLEGVARFRINACMDDGHPRVVLRLIPLKIPSLDELGLPPTLKNMCRLKNGLILLTGPTGSGKSTTLAAMIDEINATRPDHIITIEDPLEFMHTDRMGIVTHREVGHDTLSFANALRGALRQDPDIILIGEMRDAETVKTALSSAETGHLVLSTLHTVDAVETLNRLMEFFEPHQQTQIRKQLASVLRCICSQRILPMAKDQGRIVACEVLVGTRTIRDFIDQGKSFKDILGIIEESRDQWGMQSFDQALHILWTKGVITAEVALQNATSAKDLRLRMQGMNIK, from the coding sequence ATGACCATGCACCAAATCATGTACAAGGCCGTCTCCCGGCGCGCCTCGGACATTCACATCAAGGTCCACAACCCGCCCATCTTCCGGGTGGACGGCGCCCTCATCCGGATGGACGAGGAGCCGCCCCTCGTGGATGAGGACATCCGCGGCCTCCTCCGGCAGGTGGTGGACGACCGGGACGTGGCGAAGTTTGAAAAACTCCTCGAACTGGACACCTCCTACATGCTCGAGGGCGTGGCCCGCTTCCGCATCAACGCCTGCATGGACGACGGGCACCCGCGCGTCGTCCTGCGCCTCATCCCCCTCAAAATACCCTCCCTCGACGAGCTGGGCCTGCCCCCCACGCTGAAAAACATGTGCCGCCTCAAGAACGGCCTCATCCTCCTGACCGGCCCCACGGGCAGCGGCAAGTCCACCACACTGGCCGCCATGATTGACGAGATCAACGCGACCCGCCCGGACCACATCATCACCATCGAGGACCCCCTCGAATTCATGCACACCGACCGCATGGGCATCGTCACCCACCGCGAGGTCGGGCACGACACGCTCTCCTTCGCAAACGCCCTGCGCGGCGCGCTCCGGCAGGACCCCGACATCATCCTCATCGGCGAGATGCGCGACGCCGAGACGGTGAAGACGGCCCTCTCCTCCGCCGAGACGGGCCATCTGGTCCTCTCCACCCTGCACACGGTGGACGCCGTCGAGACCCTCAACCGGCTCATGGAGTTCTTCGAGCCCCACCAGCAGACCCAAATCCGGAAACAGCTCGCCAGCGTCCTGCGCTGCATCTGCTCGCAGCGCATCCTGCCCATGGCCAAGGACCAGGGCCGCATCGTCGCCTGCGAGGTCCTCGTGGGCACCCGCACCATCCGCGACTTCATTGACCAGGGCAAGTCCTTCAAGGACATCCTGGGCATCATCGAGGAAAGCCGGGACCAGTGGGGCATGCAGAGCTTCGACCAGGCGCTCCACATCCTCTGGACCAAGGGCGTCATCACCGCCGAGGTCGCCCTCCAAAACGCCACCAGCGCCAAGGACCTCCGGCTGCGCATGCAGGGCATGAACATCAAGTGA
- the lgt gene encoding prolipoprotein diacylglyceryl transferase, which translates to MSDSGHWIHQLDPKLVHLWGDIGISYYGLSYVLGFVFGVFMHRLFRKHGRSPLNAEQEEVALYAMVLGVLLGARLGYIVLYTPLDELLRDPWFVFQVWKGGMSSHGGFIGVVIACWYVSRRCGITLTQFGDLMTPLVPVGFLLGRIANFINGELWGNISNIAWAVVFPRSAPGMPLHLIPARHPSQLYEAALEGAALLLFMQWRFWRTDAQKYPGRMSGEFLLLYAVFRIVCEQFREPDAALILGVSRGVFYSFFLIAGGLWLIARSHRLPERPIVPAPEAPPAPGPKRGGGKKRGA; encoded by the coding sequence ATGTCCGACTCCGGCCACTGGATTCACCAGCTCGACCCGAAACTGGTCCACCTCTGGGGGGACATCGGCATCAGTTATTACGGCCTCTCCTATGTGCTCGGCTTTGTGTTCGGCGTGTTCATGCACCGTCTCTTCCGCAAACACGGCCGCTCCCCGCTCAACGCGGAGCAGGAGGAGGTGGCCCTCTACGCGATGGTGCTCGGCGTGCTCCTCGGCGCGCGGCTCGGCTACATCGTGCTGTACACCCCCCTGGACGAGCTGCTGCGGGACCCCTGGTTCGTCTTCCAAGTCTGGAAGGGCGGCATGTCCAGCCACGGCGGCTTCATCGGCGTGGTCATCGCCTGCTGGTACGTCTCCCGGCGCTGCGGCATCACCCTTACCCAGTTCGGCGACCTCATGACCCCGCTCGTGCCCGTGGGCTTCCTGCTGGGCCGCATCGCAAACTTCATCAACGGCGAGCTCTGGGGCAACATCAGCAATATCGCCTGGGCAGTGGTCTTCCCCAGGAGCGCGCCGGGCATGCCCCTCCATCTGATCCCCGCGCGCCACCCCTCGCAGCTTTACGAGGCGGCCCTCGAGGGCGCCGCGCTGCTCCTCTTCATGCAGTGGCGGTTCTGGCGCACAGACGCCCAGAAATATCCGGGCCGGATGAGCGGCGAGTTCCTCCTGCTCTACGCGGTCTTCCGCATCGTCTGCGAGCAGTTCCGCGAGCCCGACGCGGCCCTCATCCTCGGCGTGAGCCGGGGTGTTTTCTACAGTTTCTTCCTCATCGCGGGCGGGCTGTGGCTCATCGCCCGCTCCCACCGCCTGCCGGAGCGGCCCATTGTCCCGGCCCCCGAAGCGCCCCCCGCGCCCGGCCCGAAAAGGGGCGGCGGAAAAAAACGCGGCGCATGA